A single window of Oikeobacillus pervagus DNA harbors:
- a CDS encoding methyl-accepting chemotaxis protein, which translates to MKIKSIKYSFIAIALILLAIPAIVVGAVSYNKAQSELNKLGKVNLKNNVNFTLEAINTLNHQVEKGGISKEEAQEQVKEMILGKKRNDGTRPISDRFDLGKDGYLFAMDDEAKLLGHPVREGESLMGTLTPEGKDIGKLLVTAGSRRSGKFVYYQWALPKSEETAPKVTYVAKDPHWGWIIGAGTYMRDFNSGANSILGITLITLGIALFLGGVIIYSYTKRMIVPLLKIEKEVQYIATGDLTRSPLNIQRHDELGRLGDHVNLMKQSLKEIISNVEKNAGKVNATSGELSASSDEASNASEQISYTMNEIAAGAEHQKTFIVETNDAIKEMDRTFQDIYQNSREAVQASEKVSSAATIGMKTLSVAVSQMNDIHQSIESLADDISTLVFETNNIDNIVRAISDIANQTNLLALNASIEAARAGDHGKGFAVVAEEVRKLAEQSSSSTEQITQMIHGIHKYVQTAEKTMIQSSNEVKEGVVTIGQANENFDAIQSAVEHMEVVITNISDSIEMIGEKTHRIVNIVDSIRMGSEETANGTEGIAAATEEQMASMEEIAASTNALSSLAEELHQSIQRFKL; encoded by the coding sequence ATGAAAATAAAATCTATCAAATATAGTTTTATAGCAATCGCATTAATTTTGTTGGCAATACCAGCGATCGTCGTTGGAGCGGTATCATATAATAAAGCGCAATCAGAGCTAAATAAACTAGGGAAAGTAAATTTAAAAAATAACGTAAATTTTACTTTAGAAGCAATTAATACATTGAATCATCAAGTTGAAAAAGGGGGAATTTCGAAGGAAGAGGCTCAGGAACAAGTCAAAGAGATGATCTTGGGAAAAAAGCGAAATGATGGAACTCGCCCTATTTCAGATCGCTTTGATTTGGGGAAGGATGGGTATTTATTTGCAATGGATGATGAAGCAAAATTACTAGGTCATCCAGTTAGAGAAGGGGAAAGCTTAATGGGGACCTTAACCCCAGAAGGAAAAGATATAGGGAAACTATTAGTAACGGCTGGTTCAAGGAGATCTGGAAAGTTTGTTTACTATCAATGGGCACTTCCAAAATCCGAAGAAACCGCACCAAAAGTGACATATGTTGCGAAAGACCCACATTGGGGATGGATTATTGGCGCAGGAACTTATATGCGAGATTTCAATAGTGGAGCAAATAGTATTCTAGGAATTACCCTTATAACATTAGGAATAGCCCTGTTTCTAGGGGGAGTCATTATTTATTCTTATACGAAAAGAATGATTGTACCCCTTTTGAAAATTGAAAAAGAAGTTCAATATATTGCAACAGGAGATCTAACCCGAAGTCCTTTAAATATTCAACGTCATGATGAATTGGGGAGATTGGGAGATCACGTAAATCTTATGAAACAGAGCTTAAAGGAAATAATCTCCAATGTTGAAAAAAATGCGGGTAAGGTGAACGCAACATCAGGGGAATTAAGTGCATCCTCAGACGAAGCTTCCAATGCCTCTGAGCAAATCTCCTATACAATGAATGAAATAGCAGCTGGTGCCGAACATCAAAAGACTTTTATTGTAGAAACAAATGATGCTATTAAGGAAATGGATAGGACATTCCAAGATATTTACCAAAACTCAAGAGAAGCTGTACAAGCTTCAGAAAAGGTGTCTTCCGCAGCAACGATTGGAATGAAAACGCTTTCTGTCGCTGTTTCACAAATGAATGATATTCATCAATCCATTGAGAGTTTAGCTGATGATATTTCTACATTAGTTTTTGAAACGAATAATATAGATAATATCGTAAGGGCCATTTCCGATATTGCTAATCAGACGAACTTATTAGCATTGAATGCTTCGATTGAGGCTGCAAGAGCTGGAGATCATGGGAAAGGATTTGCCGTTGTAGCAGAAGAGGTACGAAAACTAGCTGAACAATCATCATCTTCGACTGAACAAATAACTCAAATGATCCACGGTATCCATAAATATGTTCAAACAGCAGAAAAAACGATGATTCAATCTTCAAATGAAGTAAAAGAAGGAGTAGTGACTATTGGTCAGGCAAATGAAAACTTTGATGCTATTCAATCAGCAGTGGAACATATGGAAGTGGTGATTACGAATATATCGGATTCAATCGAAATGATTGGAGAGAAGACACATCGAATTGTTAATATAGTAGACTCGATTCGAATGGGATCCGAGGAGACCGCCAATGGAACAGAAGGGATTGCAGCAGCAACAGAAGAGCAAATGGCTTCAATGGAGGAAATTGCTGCATCTACAAATGCTTTATCTTCATTAGCTGAAGAATTGCATCAATCCATTCAAAGATTCAAACTATAG
- a CDS encoding alpha/beta hydrolase — MRRVPPKPFTFEAGERAVLLLHGFTGNSADVRMLGRFLEKKGYSSHAPQYKGHGVPPEKLVHTGPKDWWQDVMDGYEQLKNKGYKEIAVAGLSLGGVFSLKLGYTVPVKGVIPMCAPMNMRSEEVMYHGVIQYAKEYKKLEGKSEEIIEKEIESFKKTPMKTLTELRELVSDVRNHVDLIYAPALVVQARQDKIIDPNSANIIYNEVESSNKELKWYEESGHVITLDKEKDQLHEDIYQFLEKLDWSV, encoded by the coding sequence ATGAGAAGAGTACCACCCAAACCATTTACTTTTGAGGCAGGAGAAAGAGCGGTTCTCCTGCTCCATGGATTTACAGGAAATTCTGCAGATGTACGGATGCTCGGAAGATTTTTAGAGAAAAAGGGATATTCAAGTCATGCTCCTCAATATAAAGGACATGGAGTTCCTCCGGAGAAATTAGTGCATACAGGTCCGAAAGATTGGTGGCAAGATGTAATGGACGGCTATGAACAATTGAAAAATAAGGGATATAAAGAAATTGCCGTCGCTGGATTATCACTTGGAGGGGTATTTTCACTGAAATTAGGCTACACTGTACCAGTGAAAGGGGTTATTCCTATGTGTGCCCCTATGAATATGAGAAGTGAAGAGGTCATGTATCACGGTGTCATACAATATGCAAAAGAATATAAAAAACTAGAAGGTAAATCAGAAGAAATAATCGAAAAAGAGATAGAAAGTTTTAAAAAAACGCCGATGAAAACATTGACTGAATTACGAGAGCTAGTTTCAGACGTACGAAATCATGTTGATTTGATCTATGCTCCGGCATTGGTTGTTCAAGCAAGACAGGATAAAATCATTGACCCTAATAGTGCTAATATCATCTATAATGAAGTAGAATCTTCCAATAAAGAACTAAAATGGTATGAAGAATCAGGACATGTCATTACATTAGACAAGGAAAAAGACCAACTACATGAAGATATTTATCAATTTTTGGAAAAACTAGATTGGTCGGTATAA
- the secG gene encoding preprotein translocase subunit SecG, producing the protein MHTLLITLLVIVSISLIVVVLLQSGKSAGLSGAISGGAEQLFGKQKARGIDLVLHRITVVLSVLFFVLTIAVTYFEL; encoded by the coding sequence ATGCATACATTATTGATTACGCTATTAGTCATTGTCTCTATTTCTTTAATCGTCGTTGTACTTTTACAATCTGGAAAAAGTGCGGGCCTTTCTGGAGCTATTTCAGGTGGGGCAGAGCAACTTTTTGGAAAACAAAAAGCACGCGGAATCGACTTAGTCCTTCATCGAATAACAGTTGTTCTTTCTGTCTTATTTTTTGTTTTAACGATCGCTGTTACTTATTTTGAACTATAG
- the rnr gene encoding ribonuclease R, whose amino-acid sequence MKEETYKPLTVQELEKAFGISDSAEFKDFVKALIHMEEKGLVVRTRANRYGLPEKMNLVKGKISGHSKGFAFLIPEEQGLDDVFIPPHETNGALNGDLVLVRVSSESSGARREGTVVRILERGKTEVVGTYSDSKYFGFVIPDDKKFASDIFIPKNANMGAVEGHKVVVHLTSYPEGRKSAEGEIIQILGHKNDPGVDILSIIHKHGLPQEFPEEVMNQANQTPETIEEKELEHRRDLRGETIVTIDGADAKDLDDAVTVEKLDNGHYKLGVHIADVSYYVTEESPIDREAEDRGTSVYLVDRVIPMIPHRLSNGICSLNPKVDRLTLSCVMEINSKGEVENHEIFQSVIKTTERMTYSDVNKILVDQDEELRKKYEPLVPMFENMEELAQVLRQKRMNRGAIDFDFKEAKVIVDEDGKPIDVVTRERSVAERLIEEFMLVANETVAEHFHWLDVPFIYRIHEDPKEDKLQRFFEFITNFGLIVKGTANSVHPRALQEIIEEVTGKPEEMVVSTVMLRSMQQAKYVPENLGHFGLSTEFYTHFTSPIRRYPDLIVHRLIRTYLIEGKLDETTREKWNTRLPEIAEHSSNMERRAVDAERDTDELKKAEFMEDKIDEEFDGIISSVTNFGMFVELPNTIEGLVHVSYMTDDYYRYDERHFAMIGERTGNVFRIGDEITVRVINVNKDEHSIDFEIVGMKKTKSRKLEERPKVVKTRTRNGKSKGPQLNQEEKWATRPPRKKKKKTYTNVPKQKSRKRKRK is encoded by the coding sequence ATGAAGGAAGAAACCTATAAACCGTTAACGGTTCAGGAATTAGAAAAAGCCTTCGGTATAAGTGATTCAGCGGAATTTAAAGATTTTGTTAAAGCCTTAATTCATATGGAAGAAAAGGGGCTTGTCGTACGTACTCGGGCGAATCGTTATGGTTTACCTGAAAAAATGAACTTAGTAAAAGGGAAAATTTCCGGTCACTCTAAAGGGTTTGCCTTTTTAATTCCTGAGGAACAAGGGTTAGATGATGTGTTTATTCCCCCACATGAAACGAATGGGGCATTAAACGGCGACCTTGTATTAGTACGTGTATCTTCTGAAAGTTCTGGGGCAAGAAGAGAAGGCACGGTCGTTCGGATTTTAGAAAGAGGAAAAACGGAAGTCGTTGGAACGTATTCAGATTCCAAATATTTTGGCTTCGTTATTCCAGACGACAAAAAATTTGCCAGCGATATTTTTATTCCGAAAAATGCTAATATGGGGGCAGTTGAAGGTCATAAGGTGGTCGTCCATCTTACCTCCTACCCTGAAGGAAGAAAGAGTGCTGAGGGAGAAATTATCCAAATACTTGGCCATAAAAATGATCCGGGAGTAGATATTTTATCCATCATTCATAAACATGGTTTGCCACAGGAGTTCCCAGAGGAAGTGATGAATCAAGCCAATCAAACACCTGAGACGATTGAGGAAAAAGAGTTAGAACACCGTCGTGATTTGCGAGGGGAAACGATTGTAACGATTGATGGAGCAGATGCAAAAGACTTGGATGATGCTGTCACTGTTGAGAAATTAGACAATGGCCATTATAAATTAGGAGTTCATATTGCCGATGTCAGCTATTATGTAACAGAAGAATCACCGATCGACCGAGAAGCGGAAGATCGGGGAACGAGCGTTTATTTAGTTGACCGCGTCATTCCGATGATTCCTCATCGTCTATCCAATGGGATTTGTTCCTTAAATCCGAAAGTGGATCGATTAACATTATCTTGTGTCATGGAAATCAATTCAAAAGGTGAAGTGGAAAACCACGAAATTTTCCAAAGTGTCATTAAAACAACAGAACGAATGACCTATAGTGATGTAAATAAAATATTGGTGGATCAAGATGAAGAATTACGTAAAAAGTATGAGCCTCTTGTTCCAATGTTTGAAAACATGGAAGAGCTGGCGCAAGTTCTTCGTCAAAAGCGAATGAATCGTGGAGCAATTGACTTTGATTTTAAAGAAGCGAAAGTCATAGTGGATGAAGATGGAAAACCGATCGATGTTGTGACGAGAGAACGTTCGGTTGCAGAACGATTAATTGAGGAATTCATGCTAGTCGCCAATGAAACTGTAGCAGAACATTTCCATTGGTTAGATGTTCCGTTCATTTATCGTATACATGAAGATCCGAAAGAGGACAAGCTTCAACGTTTCTTTGAATTCATTACGAATTTTGGTTTAATTGTAAAAGGTACAGCGAATTCTGTTCATCCTCGTGCATTACAGGAAATTATTGAAGAGGTAACAGGAAAACCAGAAGAAATGGTTGTGTCTACCGTCATGCTTCGTTCGATGCAACAAGCGAAGTATGTACCTGAAAACTTAGGACATTTCGGGCTATCTACCGAATTCTATACGCATTTCACGTCGCCCATTCGTCGTTACCCAGATTTAATTGTTCATCGTTTGATCCGAACATATTTAATTGAAGGGAAATTAGATGAAACAACGAGAGAGAAATGGAACACAAGACTACCAGAGATTGCTGAACACTCTTCTAATATGGAAAGACGGGCCGTTGATGCTGAACGAGATACAGATGAGTTGAAAAAAGCTGAATTTATGGAAGATAAAATTGACGAAGAATTTGATGGAATTATTAGTTCTGTCACGAACTTCGGGATGTTTGTTGAATTGCCAAATACAATTGAAGGACTCGTCCATGTATCATATATGACGGATGATTATTATCGTTATGATGAGCGCCATTTCGCTATGATTGGGGAACGGACAGGCAATGTATTCCGAATTGGGGATGAAATAACCGTCCGTGTGATTAATGTAAATAAAGATGAGCATTCCATTGATTTTGAAATTGTTGGCATGAAAAAAACAAAGAGTCGTAAACTAGAAGAACGGCCAAAAGTTGTGAAGACAAGAACAAGAAATGGCAAAAGCAAAGGGCCACAATTAAATCAAGAGGAAAAATGGGCAACACGCCCACCACGTAAAAAGAAGAAAAAGACTTACACAAATGTACCAAAACAGAAAAGTAGAAAAAGAAAGAGAAAATAA
- a CDS encoding DUF4097 family beta strand repeat-containing protein, which yields MTLLVLGLLNSFKSSFEYQSNIKNVNGIILNSDFSNIKVVSADPDLYIDFQGQETIFGEPNIDITYSEDKAVINVLTFNKGWKKTLPGKRKRSEILLNIPPGFLDEIHLRTKNGNIDVDQVVEVSRLSLISDVGMIRMNSFQGELLNIESGNGSINLGEVNGQINIKNKVGNLKSLTLRSVKGENTIKISNGNVKVQLPKETKTDDIGLNISTKNGKIVSKEYKLNIINKGPGKKVLKNVPNSEAKLNISVFVGNIEIN from the coding sequence ATGACATTATTAGTTTTAGGTTTATTGAACAGTTTTAAAAGTAGCTTCGAATACCAATCAAACATAAAAAATGTTAATGGAATTATTCTTAATTCGGACTTTTCAAACATTAAGGTAGTCAGTGCTGATCCAGATTTATATATTGATTTTCAAGGTCAAGAGACCATATTTGGAGAGCCAAACATTGATATTACTTATAGTGAGGACAAAGCAGTTATTAATGTACTTACATTTAATAAAGGTTGGAAGAAAACATTACCTGGTAAAAGGAAAAGAAGTGAAATACTTTTAAACATACCGCCTGGTTTTTTAGATGAGATTCACTTGCGAACAAAAAATGGTAATATTGATGTGGATCAAGTTGTTGAAGTTAGTCGGCTATCGCTTATCTCTGATGTAGGTATGATTAGAATGAATAGCTTTCAAGGAGAACTTCTAAATATTGAATCGGGGAATGGTTCCATTAATTTAGGGGAAGTAAATGGGCAGATCAATATTAAAAATAAAGTAGGCAATTTAAAGAGTCTAACCCTCAGAAGTGTTAAAGGAGAAAATACCATTAAGATTTCTAATGGTAATGTAAAAGTTCAGTTACCTAAAGAGACAAAAACTGATGATATAGGATTAAATATTTCGACTAAGAACGGTAAGATTGTATCTAAAGAGTATAAATTGAATATTATTAATAAAGGTCCGGGGAAAAAAGTACTTAAAAATGTACCAAATAGCGAAGCCAAACTAAATATATCGGTTTTTGTAGGAAATATAGAAATTAATTAA
- the smpB gene encoding SsrA-binding protein SmpB codes for MPKGEGKLVAQNKKARHDYFVEETYEAGIVLQGTEIKSIRAGRINLKDSYARIHNGEIFVYNMHISQYEQGNRYNHDPLRTRKLLLHRKQINKLIGQTKEEGYSLIPLKVYIKNGYAKVLLGLAKGKKKYDKREDMKRKEAKREIERAFKARQQG; via the coding sequence ATGCCAAAAGGGGAAGGAAAATTAGTTGCTCAAAATAAGAAGGCAAGACATGATTATTTTGTCGAGGAAACATATGAAGCGGGAATCGTTTTACAAGGGACGGAAATCAAATCGATCCGTGCGGGAAGAATTAACTTAAAAGACTCGTATGCACGAATTCACAATGGAGAAATCTTTGTTTATAATATGCATATAAGTCAATATGAACAAGGCAATCGCTATAATCATGATCCATTAAGAACTCGTAAGCTGTTGCTTCATCGCAAACAAATTAATAAACTAATTGGGCAAACGAAAGAAGAAGGATATTCATTAATCCCACTGAAAGTGTATATTAAGAATGGATATGCCAAAGTATTACTTGGACTCGCTAAAGGGAAAAAGAAATACGATAAACGTGAAGATATGAAAAGAAAAGAAGCCAAACGAGAAATCGAACGTGCATTCAAGGCTCGCCAACAAGGATGA
- a CDS encoding MFS transporter, which yields MSSNAQDLTRIYIDSPEKQQKLYKRTLFIVSISQIFGGAGLAAGITVGALLAQQILGTDAFAGLPAALFTLGSAGAAFIVGRLSQSYGRRIGLAAGFLTGGLGAIGVVIAAVLNNIFLLLASLLIYGAGTASNLQARYAGTDLANKKNRATAVSITMVSTTFGAVAGPNLVNIMGDFALSIGVPELAGPFILSAAAFILAGLVLQILLRPDPLVIAQMIEVNTQEHVHNGASAITEQLKNKKGVMVGTIVMVLSQIVMVAIMTMTPVHMMHHGHGLKEVGIVIAFHIGSMYLPSLFTGILIDKIGRTAMSIASGITLLLSGVLAAMAPSDSMILLIVALSLLGLGWNLGLISGTALIVDSTNSLNRAKTQGTVDVFVALSGASGGAMSGVVVANSSYATLSIAGGTLSLLIILVVLWARK from the coding sequence ATATCTAGTAATGCGCAAGATTTGACTCGGATTTATATAGATTCTCCTGAAAAACAACAAAAATTATACAAACGAACTTTATTCATTGTAAGTATTTCACAAATTTTTGGTGGGGCTGGTTTAGCCGCGGGAATTACTGTGGGGGCGCTTCTTGCTCAGCAAATTCTCGGAACAGACGCATTTGCGGGGCTTCCAGCTGCTTTATTTACATTAGGTTCTGCAGGTGCGGCTTTTATTGTAGGGAGACTCTCCCAAAGTTATGGGCGGCGCATAGGTCTTGCGGCGGGGTTCTTAACTGGTGGACTCGGTGCTATAGGTGTTGTGATTGCTGCTGTTTTAAATAACATTTTCCTATTACTTGCTTCTCTCCTTATTTATGGGGCCGGTACAGCGTCAAACTTACAAGCTCGTTATGCAGGCACCGATTTGGCAAATAAGAAGAATCGAGCGACTGCGGTGAGTATTACAATGGTTTCAACCACATTTGGGGCTGTTGCGGGTCCAAACTTAGTGAATATTATGGGTGATTTTGCCCTTTCGATAGGTGTTCCAGAATTGGCGGGGCCTTTCATTTTATCCGCGGCAGCATTTATTTTGGCAGGTCTTGTTCTTCAGATTTTGCTTCGTCCAGACCCACTAGTGATAGCCCAAATGATCGAGGTGAATACACAAGAACATGTCCATAATGGAGCTTCAGCAATTACTGAACAGTTAAAAAACAAAAAAGGCGTTATGGTAGGTACGATCGTTATGGTTCTTTCTCAAATCGTGATGGTGGCGATCATGACGATGACACCTGTACACATGATGCATCATGGACATGGATTAAAAGAGGTCGGAATTGTGATTGCCTTTCATATAGGATCTATGTATCTCCCTTCCCTTTTTACGGGAATCCTTATTGATAAAATTGGTAGAACGGCCATGTCGATTGCATCTGGAATTACCTTACTTCTTTCAGGTGTACTAGCTGCGATGGCTCCAAGTGATTCTATGATTCTCCTAATTGTAGCTCTTTCCTTACTCGGATTAGGATGGAATTTAGGTTTAATAAGTGGGACTGCCCTCATTGTTGATTCGACAAATTCATTAAATCGCGCCAAAACTCAAGGGACAGTGGACGTTTTTGTAGCGTTATCAGGAGCTTCTGGTGGAGCCATGTCTGGAGTGGTTGTAGCCAACTCAAGTTACGCAACATTATCAATAGCTGGTGGGACATTATCCTTACTCATTATTTTAGTCGTTCTATGGGCCCGAAAATAA
- a CDS encoding nuclease-related domain-containing protein, which produces MIVKEREFPLYIQKLQALKRRLSTDHPKIPEIEEKLAKHLAGFHGENAIDYPLSLFSEEYLILHDLRLPHKKHFFQIDTLLLSKCVIVILEVKNFAGKLLFDPLFHQLIQMKDGQEKALPDPLSQVNRLKLQLEHWLSIKKFPKVPIFPLVVISNVYSQIQTTSMNEQLHKKVIHKDYLPIKLQQIKRIFQKEQLYEKEMKKIVRLLKKDHTSADFSVLNHFQLKKEQILNGVFCPICTHLPMIRNFGTWYCSRCRHTCKDAHKSALRDYYLLLGSTLTNKEARSFLQIASSSVTSRLLRSMDFSFKGEGKGRVYMLSLKKL; this is translated from the coding sequence ATGATTGTAAAAGAACGAGAATTTCCTCTTTATATTCAAAAATTACAAGCTTTGAAGCGAAGGCTTTCCACTGATCATCCAAAAATTCCTGAGATTGAAGAAAAACTGGCTAAACACTTAGCTGGCTTTCATGGTGAGAATGCGATTGACTACCCATTAAGCCTTTTCTCGGAAGAATATCTTATTCTACATGACCTCCGACTTCCCCATAAAAAACACTTCTTTCAAATTGATACATTGCTTTTATCCAAATGTGTGATTGTCATATTGGAAGTGAAAAATTTTGCAGGAAAACTTCTTTTCGATCCCCTATTCCATCAACTCATTCAAATGAAAGACGGCCAAGAAAAAGCCTTACCTGATCCCTTAAGTCAAGTAAATCGTCTTAAATTGCAGTTGGAACACTGGTTATCCATCAAAAAATTTCCCAAAGTTCCCATTTTTCCATTAGTCGTCATAAGTAATGTCTATTCCCAAATTCAAACAACTTCAATGAATGAACAACTTCACAAAAAGGTGATTCATAAAGACTATCTTCCAATCAAACTACAACAAATTAAACGTATTTTTCAAAAAGAACAATTATATGAAAAAGAAATGAAAAAGATAGTACGCTTACTTAAAAAAGATCATACATCAGCTGACTTCTCTGTTTTGAATCATTTCCAGTTAAAGAAAGAGCAAATACTTAACGGGGTTTTTTGCCCAATTTGCACACACTTGCCAATGATAAGGAACTTTGGCACTTGGTATTGCTCTAGGTGTAGGCATACATGTAAAGATGCCCATAAGTCAGCGTTGAGAGATTATTATCTTCTTCTTGGTTCTACCCTGACAAACAAAGAGGCAAGAAGTTTTTTACAAATCGCTTCAAGTTCCGTTACATCAAGATTACTCCGGTCGATGGACTTTTCATTCAAAGGAGAGGGGAAGGGAAGGGTCTATATGCTCTCTTTAAAAAAACTATAA
- a CDS encoding MarR family winged helix-turn-helix transcriptional regulator, translating to MDKNKEDSVRALVEEMFNIQVKSNRFMKLLTHDQDISENLVLLLLKLKLFGFLKITEISDAFLLTPGAATNMCDKLEQLNFIERIRLKEDRRVVRVTLTKKGEERVDEIFSKFSVKQLETIARTLSEINHLFKNIEKTI from the coding sequence ATGGATAAGAATAAGGAAGATTCCGTACGAGCTTTAGTAGAGGAAATGTTTAATATTCAAGTTAAATCCAATCGTTTTATGAAATTACTTACTCATGATCAAGATATCTCTGAGAATTTGGTGCTTTTGCTACTAAAACTAAAATTGTTTGGATTTTTAAAAATTACCGAAATTTCAGATGCATTTCTCCTAACACCAGGTGCTGCAACGAATATGTGCGATAAACTTGAACAACTGAATTTTATTGAAAGAATAAGGTTAAAAGAAGACCGTAGAGTTGTAAGAGTCACTTTAACAAAAAAAGGTGAAGAAAGAGTTGATGAAATATTTTCGAAATTCTCCGTTAAACAGTTAGAAACTATAGCAAGGACCTTATCAGAGATAAATCACTTGTTTAAAAATATCGAAAAGACCATTTGA
- a CDS encoding undecaprenyl-diphosphate phosphatase, with the protein MDIFEILKAIILGMVEGLTEYAPVSSTGHMIIVDDMWLRSEEFLTKSVANTFKVVIQLGSILAAVIVFKDRFIDLLGLGKRRQNGTEQKHLKLTHVIVGLIPAGVLGVLFEDYIDEYLFTTSTVLIGLVIGALWMIFADRFSQKKSLAQTVDQITYKQALTIGLVQCFSLWPGFSRSGATISGGVLVGLSHRAAADFTFIMAVPIMAGASGISFLKNLEYFSLDALPFFIVGFISAFVFSLISIRFFLKLINRIKLVPFAIYRIGLAIIIAIFCL; encoded by the coding sequence ATGGATATTTTTGAGATTTTAAAAGCGATAATACTAGGAATGGTAGAAGGGTTGACGGAATATGCGCCTGTATCATCGACAGGACATATGATCATTGTGGATGATATGTGGCTTCGATCGGAAGAGTTTTTAACCAAATCGGTGGCGAATACATTTAAAGTTGTCATTCAGTTAGGGTCTATATTAGCGGCAGTCATTGTGTTTAAAGACCGATTTATCGATTTATTAGGATTAGGGAAACGTAGACAGAATGGAACGGAACAAAAACATCTTAAGTTGACTCATGTAATTGTAGGGTTAATTCCTGCAGGTGTTTTAGGGGTGCTTTTTGAAGATTATATTGATGAATATTTATTTACCACTTCTACTGTTTTAATTGGTCTAGTTATTGGGGCGTTATGGATGATCTTCGCGGACCGTTTTAGCCAGAAGAAATCACTTGCTCAAACAGTAGACCAAATTACGTATAAGCAGGCTTTGACGATTGGCCTTGTTCAATGTTTTTCTTTATGGCCTGGGTTTTCACGATCAGGTGCGACGATTTCTGGAGGCGTGTTAGTTGGATTAAGTCATAGAGCGGCGGCCGATTTCACTTTCATTATGGCGGTTCCCATTATGGCCGGTGCAAGTGGTATCTCTTTCTTGAAAAATTTGGAGTATTTTTCACTTGATGCTTTGCCATTTTTCATCGTTGGCTTTATCAGTGCCTTTGTGTTCTCACTCATCTCAATTCGGTTCTTCTTGAAATTGATTAATAGAATTAAACTCGTTCCGTTTGCTATTTATCGAATCGGTTTAGCAATCATCATTGCCATTTTTTGTCTTTAA